The Phoenix dactylifera cultivar Barhee BC4 chromosome 9, palm_55x_up_171113_PBpolish2nd_filt_p, whole genome shotgun sequence genome window below encodes:
- the LOC103700361 gene encoding uncharacterized protein LOC103700361 isoform X2: MRRRKATTGRRTAASPGRERPLDSLGLEPVPSSSSAASRRSSRVSASLLFDGHAGFPAEEAGPDFTSELQDGGRWSSLAEPRTFPHSVKQQCWDKAEKVKGRDPDRWRRDPLGNVVFRKLVGCPGCLCHDYDHVLPYSKGGKSTLENCQVLQATVNRSKGNKTEISKSDLIQKSAYCRVSASNNHRTRYGSYRTLRIW, translated from the exons ATGAGGCGGCGGAAGGCGACGACGGGCCGGCGAACCGCCGCGTCACCTGGCCGGGAGCGCCCCCTCGACTCGCTCGGCCTCGAACCGgttccctcttcctcctccgccgcctcccgCCGCTCCTCCCGGGTCTCTGCCTCCCTCCTCTTCGATGGCCACGCCGGGTTCCCGGCGGAGGAGGCCGGGCCAGACTTCACGTCGGAGCTCCAGGACGGCGGACGGTGGTCGAGCCTAGCGGAGCCCAGGACCTTTCCCCACAGCGTGAAGCAGCAGTGCTGGGACAAGGCGGAGAAGGTGAAGGGCCGCGACCCCGACCGGTGGCGCCGCGACCCCCTCGGCAACGTTGTCTTCCGGAAGCTCGTCGGCTGCCCCGGCTGCCTCTGCCACGACTATGATCACGTACTCCCCTACTCCAAG GGCGGGAAGAGCACCTTGGAGAATTGTCAAGTTTTGCAG GCAACTGTTAATCGATCTAAGGGAAATAAGACAGAGATATCCAAATCCGACCTCATACAAAAGAGCGCATATTGTAGGGTTTCAG CTTCTAACAACCACAGGACGAGATATGGATCTTATAGAACTCTCCGCATATGGTAA
- the LOC103700361 gene encoding uncharacterized protein LOC103700361 isoform X1 yields MRRRKATTGRRTAASPGRERPLDSLGLEPVPSSSSAASRRSSRVSASLLFDGHAGFPAEEAGPDFTSELQDGGRWSSLAEPRTFPHSVKQQCWDKAEKVKGRDPDRWRRDPLGNVVFRKLVGCPGCLCHDYDHVLPYSKGGKSTLENCQVLQATVNRSKGNKTEISKSDLIQKSAYCRVSGRDMDLIELSAYGNVRRASDSGGCNIQ; encoded by the exons ATGAGGCGGCGGAAGGCGACGACGGGCCGGCGAACCGCCGCGTCACCTGGCCGGGAGCGCCCCCTCGACTCGCTCGGCCTCGAACCGgttccctcttcctcctccgccgcctcccgCCGCTCCTCCCGGGTCTCTGCCTCCCTCCTCTTCGATGGCCACGCCGGGTTCCCGGCGGAGGAGGCCGGGCCAGACTTCACGTCGGAGCTCCAGGACGGCGGACGGTGGTCGAGCCTAGCGGAGCCCAGGACCTTTCCCCACAGCGTGAAGCAGCAGTGCTGGGACAAGGCGGAGAAGGTGAAGGGCCGCGACCCCGACCGGTGGCGCCGCGACCCCCTCGGCAACGTTGTCTTCCGGAAGCTCGTCGGCTGCCCCGGCTGCCTCTGCCACGACTATGATCACGTACTCCCCTACTCCAAG GGCGGGAAGAGCACCTTGGAGAATTGTCAAGTTTTGCAG GCAACTGTTAATCGATCTAAGGGAAATAAGACAGAGATATCCAAATCCGACCTCATACAAAAGAGCGCATATTGTAGGGTTTCAG GACGAGATATGGATCTTATAGAACTCTCCGCATATGGTAATGTCCGTCGTGCATCAGACTCAGGGGGTTGCAACATCCAATGA
- the LOC103700374 gene encoding uncharacterized protein LOC103700374 → MGFSSPHRLDIFEIYARYCDILSRNDHATSKELLAVLSKSLECRGQAGEAIYNDLYKLMSCLDLSVDSRNFNCFYDFVFFFCRENGQKNITVHRAISAWRLVLNGRFRLLNQWCNFVQEHQRHNISEDTWQQLLAFSRCVNEDLEGYDPKGAWPVLIDDFVEHMYRTSHTRSWRTQDYICSCADMEAQPSISNTFSGLNLLPGSKRKSPADAGEHYEEESKRLQNPTSSDHVMKSKRGKQTFIARPWESDLAMSPIDGTVDYHAEMNKHSSLGCLQTSACAVEDSLSKGFEGYLSIGCCFQFDQKSRV, encoded by the exons ATGGGCTTCTCCTCTCCCCACCGGCTCGATATCTTCGAGATCTACGCGAGATACTGCG ATATTTTATCAAGAAATGACCATGCTACCTCAAAGGAATTGTTGGCTGTGCTTTCCAAATCATTGGAGTGTAGAGGGCAAGCAGG GGAGGCAATTTATAATGACCTTTACAAGCTTATGTCATGCCTTGACTTGTCT GTGGATTCTCGTAATTTCAATTGCTTCTATgattttgtcttcttcttttgccGTGAAAATGGGCAGAAGAACATCA CTGTACATAGGGCCATAAGTGcctggagattagttttgaatgGAAGGTTTCGATTGCTTAATCAATGGTGTAACTTTGTTCAG GAACATCAACGTCATAATATATCTGAGGATACATGGCAACAACTCCTGGCCTTTAGCCGATGTGTAAACGAAGATCTTGAAGGTTATGATCCGAAAG GTGCCTGGCCTGTTCTGATTGATGACTTTGTTGAGCATATGTACAG AACTAGCCACACCAGGAGTTGGAGAACTCAGGATTATATTTGTAGCTGTGCTGACATGGAAGCACAACCTAGCATATCTAACACTTTCAGTG GATTGAATCTGCTCCCTGGATCAAAGAGGAAGTCTCCTGCAGATGCTGGTGAACACTATGAGGAAGAATCAAAGCGTTTACAGAACCCAACAAGCTCAGATCATGTGATGAAATCCAAGCGAGGGAAGCAGACTTTCATTGCTAGACCTTGGGAGTCTGACTTAGCTATGAGTCCAATTGATGGTACGGTAGATTACCATGCTGAAATGAATAAACATAGTTCACTTGGTTGTCTTCAAACCTCAGCATGTGCTGTAGAGGATAGCTTATCCAAAGGTTTCGAAGGATACCTTTCCATAGGGTGCTGTTTCCAGTTTGATCAGAAAAGCAGGGTTTGA